A stretch of the Flavobacterium sp. 5 genome encodes the following:
- a CDS encoding chloride channel protein — translation MLKAFFSRLEQIIALAQSALSPKNFIFLSSVLVGISSALAVIVLKTFAHWVFRFATYVTVHTNLFNVGLIKIMLPVIGIMLTVFVINRFLGGSIEKGTSQILYAVAKKASIIPKKQMYAQIATSSLTVGLGGSAGLESPIVITGAAFGSNYAQKYKLQYKDRTLLIGCGVAAGIAAAFNAPIAGVLFAVEVLLVDVSISAFTPIMIAAATGALVSAVALDESILLNFPTRQTFNFHNIPYYILLGVCTGFIGVYYARNFQKAEHYFAHLRLSPYKKAFFGASILALLIFVFPTLFGEGYESIRTLAESDPGQLLENTLFKDFRDNNWALLVFVGCSFMLKAFATGITLGSGGNGGSFAPALFLGSYVGFFFSKLLNMTGLTNLPVSNFTMVGMSGILSGLFHAPLTGIFLIAEITGGYGLMIPLMIVASISFAISKRFEIHSLDVKNLAKKGHAFTSNKDSNVLSTLETNSIIQTDYLTVSPDENLEKLVDLISHSNQVIFAVVSKENNLLGIVHFNDIREIIFNTYRVKYTLIKEVMVQPVAIIHPSNSMEIVMNKFESSQKTYLPVIRDDKYYGFISKYAALEAYRTKLKSMIIE, via the coding sequence ATGTTGAAAGCTTTTTTTTCTAGACTCGAACAAATAATTGCTTTAGCACAATCGGCTTTAAGTCCAAAGAATTTTATTTTTTTATCAAGTGTATTAGTTGGAATTTCTTCTGCTTTAGCAGTAATTGTTCTAAAAACATTTGCTCACTGGGTTTTTAGGTTCGCAACTTATGTGACTGTTCATACCAATTTATTTAACGTAGGACTCATTAAGATAATGTTACCAGTTATTGGTATTATGCTTACTGTGTTTGTAATTAATCGATTTTTAGGAGGTTCCATAGAAAAAGGAACCTCACAAATTTTATATGCTGTTGCAAAAAAAGCAAGTATCATACCAAAAAAGCAAATGTATGCACAGATTGCTACCAGCTCGCTTACTGTAGGCTTAGGAGGTTCGGCTGGATTGGAAAGTCCAATCGTTATTACGGGAGCTGCATTTGGTTCCAACTATGCTCAAAAGTATAAATTACAATACAAAGACAGAACATTGCTTATTGGTTGTGGAGTTGCAGCAGGAATTGCCGCCGCTTTTAACGCTCCAATCGCAGGAGTTTTGTTTGCTGTCGAAGTTTTATTAGTAGATGTTAGTATTTCTGCATTTACACCTATAATGATTGCGGCAGCAACTGGAGCTTTGGTTTCTGCTGTCGCATTAGACGAAAGTATTTTATTGAATTTTCCAACAAGACAAACTTTCAATTTTCACAATATTCCCTACTATATACTTTTAGGAGTATGTACTGGTTTCATCGGAGTATATTATGCCCGTAATTTTCAAAAAGCGGAACATTATTTTGCTCATTTGCGCCTTTCTCCATATAAAAAAGCTTTTTTTGGAGCCTCCATTTTAGCACTTTTAATATTCGTTTTTCCAACTCTTTTTGGCGAAGGATATGAAAGTATCAGAACATTAGCAGAAAGCGATCCGGGTCAATTATTAGAAAACACTCTTTTTAAAGATTTTCGAGATAATAATTGGGCATTATTAGTTTTTGTAGGCTGCTCTTTTATGTTAAAAGCTTTTGCCACCGGAATAACTTTAGGAAGCGGTGGAAACGGTGGTAGCTTTGCTCCTGCCCTTTTCTTAGGTTCATATGTTGGTTTTTTCTTTTCAAAACTTTTGAATATGACAGGTCTGACTAATTTACCTGTTAGCAATTTTACAATGGTTGGAATGTCGGGAATCTTGAGTGGTTTATTCCATGCTCCCCTGACAGGGATATTCCTAATTGCAGAAATTACTGGAGGCTATGGCTTAATGATTCCTCTTATGATAGTTGCTTCTATCAGCTTTGCCATTTCTAAGCGTTTTGAAATTCATTCATTAGATGTTAAAAATCTAGCCAAAAAAGGTCATGCATTTACTAGTAATAAAGATTCGAATGTACTTTCTACTTTGGAAACAAATTCTATTATTCAGACCGATTATTTAACCGTTTCTCCAGATGAAAACCTTGAAAAATTAGTTGATTTAATCTCTCATTCCAATCAAGTAATTTTTGCTGTGGTTTCTAAAGAGAATAATCTATTAGGAATTGTGCATTTTAATGATATTCGAGAAATTATTTTCAATACGTACCGAGTAAAATACACACTAATCAAAGAAGTAATGGTTCAGCCGGTTGCTATTATTCATCCTAGCAATAGCATGGAAATTGTAATGAATAAATTTGAGTCAAGCCAAAAAACTTATCTTCCGGTAATCAGGGATGATAAATATTATGGTTTTATATCAAAATATGCAGCACTTGAAGCTTATAGAACCAAGTTAAAATCCATGATAATAGAATAA
- a CDS encoding serine protease, with amino-acid sequence MTDSNTPEEKNNTNSLAANTKARNKKIALIVGVVIVLGVIVVPRVWAKFHKKETICLNNQTQIYEKYKDAVVLVKHTYALQISIKGSEPFQIKVDDSSFDEKTISGTGFFVSEDGKIVTNHHVAEPWKYMDPKTDDFSELKSHIAAILPDSIDKKEYKTYLESHWNDYYSEGEEEGDYSEEEAATENKVAVANVDSSIVNSEVNELISDNKSEETAVTSQIIYTNLDDINIVPNTVEICVALHGSKDDWLQCKVFKIADGDEVDVAILQLNSEKLPASVNDIVDLDNAVKDDSSLKPGTNAILIGYPMGMQLANTRKGIKVQVYEGQINKESDGVSVQYNVTSTHGASGSPVFNECGQLIAINYAGYDQAQGYNFGIVAKHAMLLME; translated from the coding sequence ATGACTGATAGCAACACTCCAGAAGAAAAAAATAACACAAACTCTTTAGCAGCCAATACGAAAGCCAGGAATAAAAAAATAGCATTGATAGTTGGAGTGGTAATTGTTTTAGGTGTAATTGTAGTTCCTCGTGTTTGGGCAAAATTTCATAAAAAAGAAACCATTTGCCTAAATAACCAAACTCAGATTTACGAAAAATACAAAGATGCTGTCGTACTTGTTAAACATACTTACGCTCTACAAATTTCAATTAAGGGTTCTGAACCTTTTCAAATAAAAGTTGACGATAGTTCATTTGATGAAAAAACTATTTCAGGAACTGGTTTTTTTGTTTCTGAAGATGGAAAAATTGTAACCAACCATCATGTTGCGGAGCCATGGAAATATATGGACCCAAAAACTGATGATTTCAGTGAGTTAAAAAGCCATATTGCAGCTATACTACCCGATTCAATTGATAAAAAAGAATATAAAACCTATCTTGAGTCACATTGGAATGATTATTATAGTGAAGGAGAAGAAGAAGGAGATTATTCTGAAGAAGAAGCTGCTACAGAAAACAAGGTAGCCGTCGCTAATGTTGATTCATCTATTGTAAACAGTGAAGTGAATGAATTAATATCCGACAATAAATCTGAAGAAACTGCAGTTACAAGCCAAATTATTTACACCAATTTAGATGATATTAATATTGTTCCCAATACAGTTGAAATTTGTGTAGCCTTACACGGTTCAAAAGATGATTGGTTGCAATGTAAAGTTTTTAAAATCGCAGATGGAGATGAAGTTGATGTAGCAATTTTGCAACTTAACAGTGAAAAATTACCAGCATCTGTAAATGATATAGTGGATTTGGACAATGCTGTAAAAGATGATTCTAGTTTAAAACCAGGGACTAATGCTATTTTAATTGGTTACCCTATGGGAATGCAGCTAGCAAATACTCGTAAAGGCATAAAAGTTCAAGTATATGAAGGACAAATAAATAAAGAATCTGATGGTGTAAGTGTTCAATATAATGTTACTTCTACACATGGTGCCAGTGGTTCACCAGTGTTTAATGAATGCGGTCAATTAATAGCAATTAATTATGCAGGATATGATCAGGCACAAGGTTATAATTTTGGAATTGTGGCTAAACATGCCATGTTATTAATGGAATAG
- the glmM gene encoding phosphoglucosamine mutase, which yields MTLIKSISGIRGTIGGKVGDNLTPVDAVKFASAYGTWLKNYSKKDKLTVVVGRDARISGPMIHNLVINTLIGLGIDVIDLGLSTTPTVEVAVPLEKADGGIILTASHNPKQWNALKLLNEKGEFLNGAEGEKILQIAEDEAFDFSDVDNLGTITQNDAYMDIHIDEVLNLSLVDVDAVKAAKFKVVVDGVNSSGGIIVPRLLELMGVEVVKLYCEPNGHFPHNPEPLKEHLTDISELVVKEKAHLGIVVDPDVDRLAFISEDGEMFGEEYTLVACADYVLSKTSGNTVSNMSSSRALRDVTNSHNGTYEASAVGEVNVVELMKKNNAIIGGEGNGGIIYPESHYGRDSMVGIALFLTHLANKKISVSALRASYPEYYMSKNKIELTPQIDVDAILVAMTEKYKNENITTIDGVKIDFAENWVHLRKSNTEPIIRIYTEASSQKLADDLALRIIDEIKAVAGI from the coding sequence ATGACTTTAATAAAATCAATATCCGGAATCCGAGGAACGATAGGAGGTAAAGTGGGAGATAATTTAACTCCTGTAGATGCAGTAAAATTTGCTTCGGCGTATGGAACTTGGCTGAAAAACTATTCAAAAAAAGATAAATTGACTGTAGTAGTGGGTCGTGATGCACGTATTTCAGGACCTATGATTCATAACTTAGTTATCAATACTCTTATCGGTTTAGGAATTGACGTAATTGATTTAGGGCTGTCAACGACTCCAACTGTTGAAGTTGCTGTTCCTTTGGAAAAAGCAGATGGTGGAATCATTTTGACTGCTTCTCACAATCCAAAACAATGGAATGCATTGAAATTGCTGAATGAAAAAGGGGAATTTTTAAATGGAGCTGAAGGTGAAAAAATTCTTCAAATTGCCGAAGACGAAGCTTTTGATTTTTCTGATGTAGATAATTTGGGTACTATTACTCAAAATGATGCTTATATGGATATCCATATTGATGAAGTGTTGAACTTATCATTGGTAGATGTTGATGCAGTAAAAGCAGCTAAATTTAAAGTTGTTGTTGATGGTGTAAATTCATCGGGAGGAATTATTGTTCCAAGATTATTAGAATTGATGGGCGTTGAAGTGGTTAAATTATACTGCGAACCAAACGGTCATTTCCCTCATAATCCAGAACCTTTAAAAGAACATTTAACTGATATTTCTGAGTTAGTTGTTAAAGAAAAAGCACATTTAGGAATTGTAGTTGATCCAGACGTAGATCGTTTAGCTTTTATTAGTGAAGATGGAGAAATGTTTGGCGAAGAATATACTTTGGTGGCTTGCGCTGACTATGTTTTAAGTAAAACTTCTGGAAATACAGTGTCCAATATGTCATCATCTCGTGCGCTGCGTGATGTAACAAATAGCCATAACGGAACTTATGAAGCGAGTGCTGTAGGTGAAGTAAATGTTGTTGAATTGATGAAAAAGAATAACGCGATCATTGGTGGCGAAGGAAATGGCGGAATTATTTACCCAGAATCACATTATGGTCGTGATAGTATGGTAGGGATAGCTTTATTTTTGACACATTTGGCAAATAAAAAAATCTCAGTTTCGGCTTTACGTGCTTCGTATCCTGAATATTATATGAGTAAAAATAAAATTGAATTGACACCACAAATTGATGTTGATGCGATTCTTGTGGCTATGACCGAAAAGTATAAAAATGAAAATATCACTACAATTGATGGAGTAAAAATTGACTTTGCTGAAAATTGGGTACATTTAAGAAAATCAAATACGGAGCCAATTATTAGAATTTATACAGAAGCCTCTTCTCAAAAATTGGCAGATGATTTAGCTCTTCGAATCATTGATGAAATAAAAGCAGTAGCAGGAATTTAA
- a CDS encoding aminotransferase class V-fold PLP-dependent enzyme: MSTTKVPTSLEQYFEQFRNNIIGINQEFESPYGFQKIIYTDWTASGRLYRPIEEKLMNEFGPFVANTHTETTVSGTAMTKSYHQARHIIKHHVNASSDDVLITDGTGMTGVVNKFQRILGLKVPENLKEYFNVPSEKKPIVFISHMEHHSNQTSWLETIADVEVIPSCEEGLFSLDNFTALLEKYKDRAYKIASITSCSNVTGIKTPYHEVAKLMHQHNGVCFVDFACSGPYVKIDMHPEDPESYLDAIFFSPHKFLGGPGTSGVLVFNKKLYHNMIPDCPGGGTVSWTNPWGEHKYLDNIEDREDGGTPGFLQVIKTALAIQLKEQMGIDNILNREHEIVEYVFDSFNSNSNIKILASQHHDRLGVISFFIEDLHFNLGVKLLNDKFGIQTRGGCSCAGTYGHFLLHVDQEASNKLIDEISLGDLIRKPGWIRMSIHPTTTTAEIEFVCESIKSLAKNHKNWSLDYDYNKETNEFVHKNAKALEDTLVKNWFSL; the protein is encoded by the coding sequence ATGTCTACAACAAAAGTTCCCACATCATTAGAGCAATATTTTGAACAATTTCGTAATAATATCATAGGAATTAACCAAGAATTTGAGTCGCCTTATGGCTTTCAAAAAATCATATATACAGACTGGACAGCGAGTGGTCGTTTGTATCGCCCCATAGAAGAAAAATTGATGAATGAGTTTGGCCCTTTTGTAGCCAATACCCATACCGAGACTACTGTTTCAGGAACGGCTATGACTAAATCCTATCATCAGGCTCGCCATATTATTAAGCATCATGTTAATGCTAGTTCCGATGATGTTTTAATAACTGATGGAACCGGAATGACAGGTGTTGTAAATAAATTTCAACGTATTCTGGGCTTAAAAGTTCCTGAGAACCTAAAAGAATATTTCAATGTTCCATCCGAAAAGAAACCAATTGTTTTTATTTCACATATGGAACATCATTCTAATCAAACGTCCTGGCTGGAAACTATTGCAGATGTTGAAGTGATTCCGTCCTGTGAAGAAGGTCTTTTTAGTCTTGACAATTTTACTGCTTTATTAGAAAAATATAAGGATAGAGCATATAAAATTGCTTCAATAACTTCTTGTTCAAATGTCACTGGCATTAAAACACCATATCATGAAGTGGCAAAATTGATGCATCAACACAACGGGGTATGTTTTGTAGATTTTGCCTGCTCTGGTCCTTATGTCAAAATTGATATGCATCCCGAAGATCCTGAATCTTATTTAGATGCCATTTTCTTTTCTCCTCATAAATTTTTGGGAGGTCCAGGGACTTCTGGTGTTTTGGTTTTTAATAAAAAATTATACCATAATATGATTCCTGATTGTCCTGGTGGTGGAACTGTTTCCTGGACAAATCCATGGGGTGAACATAAATATTTAGATAATATAGAAGATAGGGAAGATGGAGGTACCCCGGGTTTTCTGCAAGTTATAAAAACAGCTTTGGCTATTCAGTTGAAAGAGCAAATGGGAATAGATAATATTCTTAATCGTGAACACGAAATTGTCGAATATGTTTTTGATTCCTTTAATTCTAATTCAAATATAAAAATCCTTGCCAGTCAGCATCACGATCGTTTGGGGGTAATTTCTTTTTTTATCGAAGATTTGCATTTTAATTTAGGTGTAAAATTACTGAACGATAAGTTTGGTATACAAACACGTGGTGGATGCAGTTGCGCCGGAACTTATGGTCATTTTTTATTGCATGTAGATCAAGAAGCTTCCAATAAATTAATTGATGAAATTAGCTTAGGGGATCTAATTAGAAAGCCAGGATGGATTAGAATGTCAATACATCCGACTACAACAACAGCCGAAATTGAGTTTGTATGCGAGAGTATAAAATCGTTAGCTAAAAATCACAAAAATTGGTCATTAGATTATGATTATAATAAAGAAACCAATGAGTTTGTTCATAAAAATGCTAAAGCTTTAGAAGATACATTAGTTAAAAATTGGTTTTCATTATAA
- the ggt gene encoding gamma-glutamyltransferase produces MKKIIFLFIAISINCFAQNETKSSTGLIVSKAMVVSAREEASKVGVEIMQKGGNAFDAMVATELALAVAYPFAGNIGGGGFMVFRKANGEVGCLDYREKAPLAASKNMFLDKDGKVIKGKSTDTPLAIGIPGTIAGMFAVNKKYGSMPMSEILKPVIALAEKGVIVTKKQERTLANYKDAIIKINGENSKFNTNYKENDSVKYPVLAETFKRIAKNGKDEFYKGQTAKSLVKYLQEKGAIISMKDLAKYEAKWRTPLSFNYKDLKVISMSPPSSGGICLAQILKMIAPYDLSKMGHNSAEVIQVIVEAERRAYADRSYFLGDPDFVKIPLKGLLADDYLTQRMSSFNLDKATLSSEIKEGKVIYNESTETTHYSIVDQFGNAIAATTTLNDGYGSKYYCEELGFFLNNEMDDFSVKPGEPNMFGLVGNEANSIAPQKRMLSSMTPTIVEKNGKLFMVVGSPGGSTIITSVLQTILNVYEYNLSMQEAVNAPRFHHQWLPDIITFEPGTFDTQTFDKLKSKGYIINEKTTPVIGKVDAILALPDGKLEGGADFRGDDKASGF; encoded by the coding sequence ATGAAAAAAATAATATTCCTATTTATTGCAATATCTATAAACTGTTTTGCTCAAAATGAAACTAAATCTAGTACTGGACTCATTGTAAGCAAAGCAATGGTAGTTTCGGCACGTGAAGAAGCTTCTAAAGTTGGAGTGGAAATTATGCAAAAAGGTGGAAATGCATTTGATGCCATGGTTGCCACAGAATTAGCTTTGGCGGTTGCTTATCCATTTGCAGGAAATATTGGCGGAGGTGGATTCATGGTATTTCGCAAAGCAAATGGCGAAGTTGGATGTCTTGATTATAGAGAAAAAGCTCCTCTGGCTGCTTCCAAAAATATGTTTTTAGACAAAGATGGAAAAGTTATTAAAGGAAAAAGTACCGATACTCCACTTGCCATTGGTATACCAGGAACTATTGCTGGTATGTTTGCTGTTAATAAAAAATATGGTTCTATGCCTATGTCAGAGATTTTGAAACCTGTAATTGCATTAGCAGAGAAAGGAGTTATAGTTACCAAAAAACAAGAACGCACTCTCGCCAATTACAAAGATGCAATCATTAAAATCAACGGGGAAAATTCTAAATTTAACACTAATTATAAAGAAAACGATAGTGTTAAGTATCCAGTTTTGGCAGAGACTTTTAAACGCATTGCTAAAAATGGGAAAGATGAATTTTACAAAGGACAAACAGCTAAAAGTTTAGTAAAATATCTTCAAGAAAAAGGAGCTATTATCAGCATGAAAGATTTAGCCAAATATGAAGCAAAATGGAGAACTCCTCTTTCTTTTAATTATAAAGATTTAAAAGTAATTTCAATGTCACCTCCAAGCAGTGGCGGTATTTGCTTAGCACAAATTCTAAAAATGATTGCTCCTTATGATCTATCTAAAATGGGACATAACTCAGCAGAAGTAATACAGGTAATTGTAGAAGCTGAACGTAGAGCTTACGCCGATAGAAGTTATTTTTTGGGAGATCCAGATTTTGTAAAAATACCTTTAAAAGGACTTTTAGCAGACGATTATCTAACACAAAGAATGTCTAGTTTTAATTTAGATAAAGCCACATTATCATCTGAAATTAAAGAAGGTAAAGTTATTTATAATGAAAGTACTGAAACTACTCATTATTCCATAGTAGATCAATTTGGGAATGCGATAGCAGCGACAACAACTTTAAACGATGGCTATGGCTCAAAATATTATTGCGAAGAATTAGGCTTTTTCCTCAATAATGAAATGGACGATTTTAGCGTAAAACCTGGAGAACCCAATATGTTTGGTTTAGTAGGTAATGAAGCTAATAGTATCGCCCCACAAAAAAGAATGCTAAGTTCTATGACTCCTACAATAGTAGAAAAAAATGGAAAGCTTTTTATGGTTGTAGGATCTCCAGGGGGATCTACGATTATTACTTCTGTATTGCAAACAATACTGAATGTTTATGAATATAATTTAAGCATGCAAGAAGCTGTAAATGCCCCAAGATTTCACCATCAATGGCTACCTGATATAATTACATTTGAACCAGGTACTTTTGATACTCAGACATTCGATAAATTAAAATCTAAAGGCTACATTATCAATGAAAAAACGACTCCGGTTATTGGAAAAGTCGATGCGATATTGGCACTCCCTGATGGAAAATTAGAAGGTGGAGCTGATTTTAGAGGAGATGATAAGGCATCAGGGTTTTGA
- a CDS encoding ACP phosphodiesterase, which produces MNFLAHIYLSEDHELVKIGNFMADGIRGKQFENYHSEIQKGIILHRFIDTYTDAHTIFRNSTKRLHTEYHHYAGVIVDIFYDHFLAKNWNQYSDEKLELYVARFYNSLKDNYDLLSERARGMMPYMIEQNWLVSYQTIEGIHQILTQMDRRTKNESKMRFASNQLKEHYADFEVEFTTFFEELRMQSHQKLLSI; this is translated from the coding sequence ATGAATTTTCTAGCCCATATTTATTTATCTGAAGACCATGAGTTGGTGAAAATTGGGAATTTTATGGCCGATGGAATTCGTGGTAAACAATTTGAAAATTATCACTCAGAAATCCAAAAAGGAATTATTTTACATCGATTCATAGATACTTATACAGATGCTCATACTATTTTTAGAAACAGCACCAAGCGTTTACATACCGAATATCATCATTATGCAGGAGTTATTGTTGATATTTTTTATGACCATTTTTTAGCCAAAAATTGGAATCAATATTCAGACGAAAAATTAGAACTTTATGTTGCTCGCTTTTATAATTCCTTAAAAGATAATTACGATTTACTTTCGGAAAGAGCCAGAGGGATGATGCCCTATATGATTGAACAAAATTGGTTAGTAAGCTATCAAACAATTGAAGGTATCCATCAAATTCTCACTCAGATGGATCGTCGCACCAAAAATGAATCAAAAATGCGATTTGCTTCCAATCAACTCAAAGAACATTACGCAGATTTTGAAGTAGAATTCACAACTTTTTTTGAAGAATTGAGGATGCAATCTCATCAAAAATTACTTTCAATATGA
- a CDS encoding lysophospholipid acyltransferase family protein — translation MQYLIYLLAYPFIWVISMLPFRLLYITSDLVYFVSYRIIGYRKKTVRDNLALALPKLSNKERLIIEKKFYHHMCDMFLEMIKTMNISKEEICKRFVFKNIEVYKEIEKQGKSVAIICSHYASYEWIISMNYYSDFVAYGIYKQIKNPYFDKLVHKIRSRFNAKLITTKQTVPTIINNNKNHVLALYGFASDQTPKAKAAVHWSTFMGIEVPVHVGAEMLSKRYNMNLLYLNTKKVKRGYYEATLELLSDNPKDVPDFELTNQYLHLLEKQIYEAPEFYLWTHKRWKYKR, via the coding sequence ATGCAATATCTTATATATCTACTTGCCTACCCTTTTATTTGGGTGATATCGATGCTTCCTTTTCGATTATTATACATAACCTCAGATTTGGTTTATTTCGTCAGTTACAGAATAATTGGTTATCGTAAAAAAACAGTTCGTGACAATTTAGCCTTGGCCCTTCCAAAATTATCTAACAAAGAACGATTGATTATAGAAAAAAAATTCTATCATCATATGTGTGATATGTTTCTTGAAATGATTAAAACAATGAACATTTCAAAAGAAGAAATCTGTAAAAGATTTGTTTTTAAAAACATAGAAGTATATAAAGAAATCGAAAAACAAGGAAAAAGTGTCGCGATTATATGTTCGCACTATGCTAGTTATGAATGGATTATTTCTATGAACTATTATTCTGATTTTGTTGCTTATGGTATTTATAAACAAATTAAAAATCCATATTTTGATAAATTAGTGCATAAAATACGTTCAAGATTCAATGCCAAATTAATAACAACAAAACAAACTGTGCCAACAATAATTAATAATAACAAAAATCATGTTTTGGCATTGTATGGTTTTGCAAGTGATCAAACTCCTAAAGCAAAAGCTGCAGTACATTGGTCTACATTTATGGGAATTGAAGTGCCAGTTCATGTGGGTGCCGAAATGCTTTCAAAGAGGTATAATATGAATTTGCTTTATCTTAATACTAAGAAAGTAAAAAGAGGTTATTATGAAGCAACTCTAGAACTGCTTTCTGACAATCCAAAAGATGTTCCAGATTTTGAACTAACAAACCAATATTTACATCTTTTAGAAAAACAGATTTACGAAGCTCCGGAATTTTATTTGTGGACACATAAAAGATGGAAATATAAGAGATAG
- a CDS encoding lysophospholipid acyltransferase family protein, producing MQYLIYLLAYPLIWGISMLPFRLLYLFSDLVYFVAYRIIGYRKKTVRENLTLALPNLSNKERLIIEKKFYQHLCDIFLEMVKTMNISKKEICKRYVIKNFEIFAELEKQDKSIALMCAHYASYEWAISMNYYIKFKGFGIYKQIKNPYFDKLIHSIRSKFNAHLITTKETIPTIEVNCKNKNLSVYGFASDQSPRESCAYHWAKFMGIEVPVHTGAEMLSKKYDMNVVFLKTKKIKRGYYEATIEILSKNATEVPNYEITDNFLKLVEQQIHEAPEYYLWTHKRWKHRR from the coding sequence ATGCAATATCTCATATATTTGCTTGCTTATCCTCTAATTTGGGGAATATCAATGCTTCCTTTTCGTTTATTATATTTGTTTTCTGATTTAGTCTATTTCGTTGCTTACCGAATAATTGGGTATCGTAAAAAAACGGTTCGAGAGAACTTAACCTTGGCACTTCCTAATTTATCAAATAAAGAGCGTTTAATTATTGAAAAAAAGTTTTATCAGCACTTGTGTGATATATTTCTTGAAATGGTTAAAACAATGAATATTTCAAAAAAAGAAATTTGTAAAAGATATGTCATTAAAAATTTTGAAATCTTTGCTGAGTTAGAAAAACAAGATAAAAGCATTGCTTTAATGTGTGCTCATTACGCTAGTTACGAATGGGCTATATCAATGAATTATTATATAAAATTTAAAGGTTTTGGAATTTATAAGCAAATTAAAAATCCATATTTTGATAAATTAATACATTCTATTCGATCAAAATTTAATGCACATTTAATAACTACAAAAGAAACAATCCCTACAATAGAAGTGAATTGCAAAAACAAAAACCTATCCGTTTATGGATTTGCAAGCGACCAATCACCAAGAGAAAGTTGTGCCTACCATTGGGCAAAATTCATGGGTATTGAAGTTCCTGTGCATACCGGAGCCGAAATGTTATCAAAAAAATATGATATGAATGTTGTTTTTCTAAAAACAAAAAAGATAAAACGTGGTTATTATGAAGCTACTATTGAAATTCTTTCTAAAAACGCCACTGAAGTGCCTAACTATGAGATTACAGACAATTTTCTAAAGCTTGTAGAACAACAAATCCATGAAGCTCCAGAATACTATTTATGGACTCATAAAAGATGGAAACATAGACGATAA